One region of Ignavibacteriales bacterium genomic DNA includes:
- a CDS encoding PorV/PorQ family protein, with product MKNYTTIILILFISTVGFAQNPNLGTSGAQFLQIPVGAKATALGGAYIGLADDASAVFWNPAGIAKITGSAAHFSYQRWFNMFDFNAVSFVHNLEDVGTLAASLVVFSMDKMEVTDELNPNGTGRFFDAQDMAIGLTYARKLTDRFSVGVSAKYIYQRIWNETAEGIAFDVGTQYRLDFQNLTIAMSMTNFGPEMQFDGPDLNITYDKSSGVPLNRLTPARLVTDTYPLPLNFEVGIGMDVFTTEFVKARLGIDAVHPNDNKERVHVGAEFSFFDRLFIRGGYKYNYDDEDFAFGAGTNLPFGGTRISFDYGYSLYDLLPDVHRISLGIEF from the coding sequence ATGAAGAATTATACAACCATAATATTAATTCTTTTTATTTCAACTGTCGGCTTTGCACAAAATCCAAATCTCGGAACATCGGGAGCACAGTTTCTACAAATACCTGTGGGTGCAAAAGCCACCGCACTTGGTGGCGCTTACATCGGTTTAGCTGATGATGCATCCGCAGTTTTTTGGAACCCAGCTGGTATAGCAAAGATAACCGGTAGTGCTGCACATTTTTCATATCAACGCTGGTTCAATATGTTTGATTTTAATGCGGTTTCCTTTGTTCATAACCTGGAAGATGTTGGAACATTAGCTGCAAGTCTTGTTGTGTTCAGTATGGATAAAATGGAAGTAACGGATGAACTAAATCCCAATGGTACCGGAAGATTTTTTGATGCGCAGGACATGGCGATTGGATTAACTTACGCACGCAAATTAACTGATCGTTTTTCTGTAGGTGTTTCTGCAAAGTATATTTACCAAAGGATATGGAATGAAACTGCAGAGGGGATTGCTTTCGATGTTGGTACACAATACCGTCTCGATTTTCAAAACCTGACAATTGCTATGAGTATGACAAACTTTGGTCCTGAAATGCAATTTGATGGACCAGATTTAAATATTACTTATGATAAAAGTAGTGGTGTTCCATTAAACCGGTTAACTCCAGCAAGACTTGTTACCGATACTTATCCGCTTCCTTTAAATTTTGAAGTTGGAATTGGAATGGATGTTTTTACAACCGAATTTGTTAAAGCCCGGTTGGGCATTGATGCGGTTCATCCAAATGATAATAAAGAACGGGTGCATGTTGGTGCAGAGTTTTCCTTTTTTGATCGCTTGTTTATCAGAGGCGGATATAAATATAATTATGACGATGAAGATTTTGCATTTGGCGCCGGTACCAATCTTCCTTTTGGTGGTACCAGGATTAGCTTTGACTATGGTTACTCACTTTATGATTTGCTGCCGGATGTTCACAGAATATCTCTCGGCATAGAATTTTAG
- a CDS encoding Type 1 glutamine amidotransferase-like domain-containing protein yields MPKKINSLFGVFSKISKTTKYFIFLLCLSQSNFPQGYICAVGGGSEDYNDWSDKPYGWIVEKSDSGKIIILGVDDATTWLPDYFKFLGAKEVYNKKISSRTSADLQSTYDELITAKAIFLRGGDQYDYVRLWKGTKTETAIKYVFQNGGVIAGTSAGAAVLGDFGFSAKYGSVDSKECLANPFSSKIDLEDNFIDLVPNVLFDTHFIERGRFGRLIAFLINLHQKQRDVLGIGVDDMTAFCIDKNGIGEVMGSGAVSIFQIDEATRFSGNTVNNLKSHQLVEGWSYDLKKMEVEEIPPSAKAVDSSRAIQLPKQIMWLTGTNDLQLNLANGFNHLLFIYGPKKTLLFYDPKSSSGITPLFNFFAQNGFTVYDTLEVSARTANYNVSVEKILNADLYVFLGTSPSAFQVLIDTTTIMGYHLHQKIITQGSFWYFIGNTGKLAGEYYIDNTDDNYLSSYHGQMTIKNGLNLFGDLIFQPLLFDDSDYYENRSSSLLYGMMRNRKQVGIYLSDGNYVNLLSGFCRTNHSFELPFICVSAKNTTYVDSSKYVAGSGYKPRQVVAMNNLRYTISNERCVYILDNGELFITSVVKEDNEKQGPFILNNNFPNPFNNSTKISYTLPTDSKVLIELFNLLGERIYILRNQYDAAGFHTLDFDGKELSSGVYFYKLTAGSFSQIKKMIFLK; encoded by the coding sequence TTGCCAAAGAAAATAAATTCGTTGTTCGGAGTTTTTTCAAAAATTTCTAAGACCACAAAATATTTTATTTTTCTTCTTTGTTTAAGTCAGTCAAATTTTCCACAGGGTTACATTTGTGCTGTGGGCGGAGGTTCAGAAGATTATAATGATTGGAGCGACAAACCGTATGGCTGGATAGTTGAAAAGTCGGATAGCGGAAAAATAATTATCCTTGGTGTTGATGATGCAACAACCTGGCTGCCAGATTACTTCAAATTTCTTGGTGCTAAAGAAGTTTACAACAAGAAAATCTCTTCCCGCACTTCGGCAGATTTACAATCCACTTATGATGAACTAATTACTGCAAAAGCAATCTTCCTGCGCGGCGGAGATCAATATGATTACGTCCGCTTATGGAAAGGAACAAAAACAGAAACCGCAATAAAATATGTTTTTCAAAACGGAGGAGTAATTGCAGGAACCAGCGCAGGAGCCGCAGTACTTGGCGATTTTGGATTTTCCGCAAAATATGGCTCAGTCGATTCTAAAGAATGTTTGGCTAATCCTTTCAGCAGTAAAATTGATCTGGAAGATAACTTCATCGATTTGGTTCCCAATGTACTTTTTGATACGCACTTTATAGAGCGCGGAAGATTTGGAAGATTAATTGCATTCCTCATCAACCTGCACCAAAAGCAAAGAGATGTTTTGGGGATTGGAGTTGATGATATGACAGCTTTCTGTATCGATAAAAATGGAATTGGTGAGGTAATGGGAAGCGGAGCGGTTTCTATTTTTCAAATTGATGAAGCAACCCGTTTTAGCGGTAACACTGTAAACAATCTAAAGTCCCACCAGCTTGTTGAAGGATGGAGTTATGATTTAAAGAAAATGGAAGTTGAAGAAATTCCTCCTTCAGCAAAAGCGGTTGATTCATCCAGGGCAATACAATTGCCCAAGCAAATAATGTGGTTAACCGGAACAAATGATTTGCAATTGAATTTGGCAAATGGTTTCAACCATTTATTATTTATCTATGGACCAAAGAAAACACTGTTGTTCTATGATCCTAAAAGCTCATCAGGTATAACGCCGCTATTTAATTTTTTCGCACAAAATGGTTTTACAGTATATGATACGCTGGAGGTTTCTGCCCGCACAGCAAATTATAATGTAAGCGTAGAAAAAATATTAAACGCTGATTTATATGTTTTCCTTGGCACTTCACCATCCGCATTCCAGGTATTGATTGATACAACCACAATAATGGGTTATCATCTTCACCAAAAAATTATTACCCAAGGATCATTCTGGTATTTCATTGGTAATACCGGAAAATTAGCTGGTGAGTACTATATCGATAATACTGATGACAATTATTTATCATCTTATCATGGTCAAATGACGATTAAGAATGGCCTAAATTTGTTTGGCGATCTGATATTTCAACCGCTTCTTTTTGACGATTCAGACTATTACGAAAACAGATCATCTTCTTTGCTGTATGGAATGATGAGAAACAGAAAGCAAGTTGGCATTTACCTTAGTGATGGAAATTATGTTAATCTTTTAAGTGGTTTTTGCAGAACCAATCACTCTTTTGAACTTCCATTTATTTGTGTTAGCGCAAAAAACACTACTTATGTAGATTCCTCAAAATATGTAGCAGGCAGCGGCTACAAACCACGCCAGGTTGTAGCAATGAATAATCTTAGATACACGATTTCAAATGAACGCTGTGTCTACATCCTTGATAATGGTGAGTTATTTATCACAAGCGTTGTTAAGGAGGATAATGAAAAACAGGGTCCGTTTATTCTGAATAACAATTTTCCAAATCCATTCAACAACTCAACAAAAATAAGTTATACGCTTCCAACTGATTCAAAAGTATTAATTGAGTTATTCAATTTACTCGGTGAAAGGATTTACATTTTGAGAAATCAATATGATGCGGCTGGCTTTCATACACTGGACTTTGATGGCAAAGAACTATCAAGCGGAGTTTATTTTTACAAACTTACAGCCGGAAGTTTTTCTCAAATTAAAAAAATGATTTTTTTAAAATAA
- a CDS encoding DUF2817 domain-containing protein: MKYLIALLLFLNCQAQEIQTPLEKSNYTKLSSNEEIIGFVKEAAAQNSLIKFEIIGRTIEGRNIPAVKISTTEFGIDKTKIKVLIFAQQHGNEHSGKEGSLMLLKEIAGGKLNHLFKKIDLILIPQMNPDGSERDERRNSHGMDLNRNHLILTEPETQALHKLFNQYLPEVTADVHEYYPYSKDWLEYGYIKNHDEQIGSITNPNVSLVIKNYTRKTFLPFIKESLNKNGFTSFEYIPGGPPEKERIRLSTYDINDGRQSLGILNSFSVIFEGKNGKDSIDNIKHRAEGQCAAMKALLEFVYNDKDRIINMVESGREKLLNSKPGEKIAIRVEHVKGDELLALPLRSVRTGKDTIVTVKEYHPVDKILLEVEKPIGYLIPKADSNLTRLLKLHDLKYENFIAETFYNIEEYRIVKIDFDVVEEDSLLYPKVEKKTADINNPDDYYFVPTRQLHSNMLVLGLEPQSTLGIVQYKIYKYLLEIGKSYPILRVVKK, encoded by the coding sequence ATGAAATATTTAATTGCACTTTTACTTTTTTTAAACTGCCAAGCGCAGGAGATTCAAACTCCGCTTGAGAAATCGAACTACACAAAGCTTTCTTCTAATGAAGAAATAATTGGTTTTGTAAAAGAAGCTGCTGCTCAAAATTCACTCATTAAGTTTGAAATAATAGGGCGGACAATTGAAGGAAGGAATATTCCTGCTGTAAAAATCTCCACCACTGAGTTTGGGATAGATAAAACAAAAATAAAAGTTTTAATATTTGCACAACAGCACGGTAATGAGCATTCTGGAAAGGAAGGATCTCTAATGCTGCTTAAAGAAATAGCGGGAGGGAAATTAAATCATCTTTTTAAAAAAATTGATTTAATACTTATTCCACAGATGAATCCTGACGGAAGTGAAAGAGATGAACGTAGGAATTCACACGGAATGGATTTGAACAGAAATCATTTAATACTAACCGAACCAGAGACACAAGCATTACATAAACTTTTCAATCAATATCTTCCGGAAGTTACTGCGGATGTTCATGAATATTATCCTTACAGCAAAGACTGGTTAGAATACGGTTACATTAAAAACCATGATGAACAAATTGGAAGTATTACAAATCCAAATGTATCTTTAGTAATAAAAAACTATACAAGAAAAACCTTCCTTCCTTTTATTAAAGAATCTTTAAATAAAAATGGTTTTACTTCATTTGAATATATTCCCGGTGGTCCACCGGAAAAGGAAAGAATTCGCTTGAGCACATACGATATAAATGATGGAAGGCAGAGTCTGGGTATTTTAAATTCTTTCTCGGTGATATTTGAAGGCAAAAACGGAAAAGATTCCATTGATAATATTAAGCATCGGGCTGAAGGGCAATGCGCCGCGATGAAAGCATTGCTGGAGTTTGTTTATAATGATAAAGATAGAATTATAAATATGGTGGAGAGCGGAAGAGAAAAACTATTGAATTCCAAACCGGGAGAGAAAATAGCCATACGTGTTGAACATGTAAAAGGTGATGAATTGCTTGCACTTCCACTCCGCTCAGTACGTACAGGAAAGGATACAATTGTTACTGTAAAGGAATATCATCCCGTTGATAAAATACTTTTAGAAGTTGAAAAACCGATTGGTTATTTGATTCCAAAAGCCGACTCTAACTTAACCAGGTTGTTGAAACTCCACGATCTTAAATACGAAAATTTTATTGCTGAGACTTTTTATAATATTGAAGAATACAGAATTGTAAAAATAGATTTTGATGTTGTGGAGGAAGATAGTCTTCTGTATCCCAAAGTTGAAAAGAAAACAGCCGATATAAATAATCCGGATGATTATTACTTTGTTCCAACAAGACAGCTCCATTCCAATATGCTTGTTTTAGGATTAGAACCACAATCAACGTTGGGAATAGTTCAATACAAAATTTATAAGTACTTGTTGGAAATAGGAAAGAGCTATCCGATTTTACGAGTTGTTAAAAAGTAA
- a CDS encoding T9SS type A sorting domain-containing protein — MKGKACVYLIICFLICGSFLHPQETIKFPNSLSKSSNQFLNPPGRWIDISQTKNSQRKNETDYSLDSIYIIYLGGSLGKVEYLYDNQGKLSSYIYSYWDGDKWTTFWRNSNTYNFAGKIQTILQERLNYDKWKSLMRENYSYDSLSRESNYFVELWGFEQWNNWFRYSIRYDSMGNPIEQINEDWIDTSWNYSSKVTTTYYENGNKASDLFELWNDNKWVIDKERVFEYDYQWNLISIVVNQWDGSQWINFAKNSIHYDNNMTEQLVEVWQNSEWANDSRILNEYDENNYPIIINFETWNNNHWISANGPLVLKNPDDTRIGFLSNEISFFYSPLTGITNERNNSLSEYKLSQNFPNPFNPTTKIRYQILTAGLITLKVFDMLGKAVATLVNEYKTAGSYEVEFNISSDEVTSPLPSGVYFYQLRAGDYAETRKLILMK, encoded by the coding sequence ATGAAAGGAAAAGCATGTGTGTATTTAATAATCTGTTTTTTAATCTGCGGAAGTTTTTTACATCCCCAAGAAACAATAAAGTTTCCTAATTCACTTAGTAAATCTTCAAATCAATTTTTAAATCCGCCAGGGCGTTGGATAGATATTTCCCAAACAAAAAACTCCCAACGAAAAAATGAAACAGACTATTCTTTAGACAGTATTTATATAATCTATTTGGGTGGGTCATTAGGTAAAGTAGAATACCTATATGATAACCAGGGGAAATTGTCATCTTATATTTATTCATATTGGGATGGGGACAAATGGACTACATTTTGGAGAAATTCTAATACGTACAACTTCGCAGGAAAAATTCAAACTATTTTGCAGGAGCGTCTAAATTATGATAAATGGAAATCCTTAATGAGAGAAAATTATAGTTATGACTCGCTTAGCAGAGAATCTAATTACTTTGTTGAGCTCTGGGGTTTTGAGCAATGGAATAATTGGTTTAGATATAGCATAAGATATGATTCCATGGGGAATCCAATAGAACAAATAAATGAAGACTGGATAGATACTTCCTGGAATTATTCCTCCAAAGTTACAACAACCTATTATGAAAACGGAAATAAAGCTTCAGATTTATTTGAACTCTGGAATGATAATAAATGGGTGATTGACAAAGAGCGAGTATTTGAATATGACTATCAATGGAATTTAATTAGTATTGTAGTAAACCAATGGGACGGAAGTCAATGGATTAATTTTGCTAAGAACTCCATTCATTATGATAATAATATGACTGAACAACTTGTTGAAGTTTGGCAAAATTCCGAGTGGGCAAATGATTCCAGAATTCTTAATGAATATGATGAAAACAATTATCCCATTATAATTAATTTTGAAACATGGAATAATAACCATTGGATTTCTGCTAATGGACCACTTGTTCTTAAAAATCCGGATGATACCAGGATTGGTTTTCTCTCTAATGAAATTTCTTTCTTTTATAGTCCGCTTACAGGTATAACAAATGAGAGAAATAATTCCCTATCCGAATATAAACTTTCTCAAAACTTTCCCAATCCATTCAATCCAACTACAAAAATTCGTTATCAAATTCTTACCGCGGGATTAATTACTCTAAAAGTTTTTGATATGCTTGGCAAAGCAGTGGCAACGTTGGTAAATGAATATAAGACTGCTGGAAGCTATGAAGTAGAGTTCAACATAAGTAGCGACGAGGTAACCTCGCCCCTACCAAGCGGTGTATATTTTTACCAGCTTAGAGCTGGAGATTATGCTGAGACCAGGAAATTAATTTTGATGAAATAA
- the hemL gene encoding glutamate-1-semialdehyde 2,1-aminomutase, with protein sequence MNIQNSERIFEEAKKYIPGGVNSPVRAFKSVGGNPIFIKKGAGSKFWDVDGNEYIDYIGSWGPHLFGHNPDFIKTALLEAIENGTSFGAPTELEVKMAKLINELVPSMEMVRMVNSGTEATMSAVRSARGYTGKEKFIKFEGCYHGHADYFLIKAGSGALTFGVPTSPGVTKGNAADTLIADYNNIESIKKLVQSNKNEIAAVIIEPVAGNMGVVKINEQFLKELKEICEEEKIVLIFDEVMTGFRVAKGGAQEILGVKPDLSTFGKIIGGGLPVGAFGGKREIMEMISPSGPIYQAGTLSGNPLAMSAGYAALTYIKNHPEIYNLLEEKSKFLEDGFKENMKSLGKKFAFNRVGSMMTLFFTEQEVVDFKSAVSSDTILYGKFFHEMLKRGIYVAPAQFEAMFVSTAHSQKDLEKTVKAQYEAMKEIL encoded by the coding sequence ATGAACATACAGAACAGCGAAAGAATTTTTGAAGAAGCTAAAAAATATATTCCGGGCGGAGTTAATTCCCCGGTAAGGGCATTTAAGTCAGTCGGAGGAAATCCAATCTTTATTAAAAAGGGAGCGGGTTCAAAATTCTGGGATGTTGATGGTAACGAATATATCGATTACATCGGAAGCTGGGGACCACATCTTTTCGGACACAATCCGGACTTCATAAAAACAGCTTTGCTGGAAGCAATTGAAAACGGTACAAGCTTTGGTGCGCCCACAGAGCTTGAAGTTAAAATGGCAAAGCTGATTAATGAACTTGTTCCATCGATGGAAATGGTGCGGATGGTAAACAGTGGAACTGAAGCAACAATGAGCGCAGTTCGTTCAGCCCGCGGTTACACAGGAAAAGAAAAATTTATTAAGTTCGAAGGTTGCTATCACGGACACGCAGATTACTTTTTAATTAAAGCTGGTTCGGGGGCATTAACTTTTGGAGTTCCTACAAGTCCCGGTGTTACAAAAGGAAATGCTGCTGATACTTTGATTGCCGATTACAATAATATTGAATCAATTAAAAAGCTGGTTCAATCGAATAAGAATGAAATAGCGGCGGTAATTATTGAACCGGTTGCCGGCAATATGGGCGTTGTAAAAATCAATGAACAATTTTTAAAAGAATTAAAAGAAATTTGCGAAGAAGAAAAAATTGTTTTGATCTTTGACGAAGTAATGACTGGCTTCCGTGTGGCAAAAGGTGGGGCGCAGGAAATCCTTGGAGTAAAACCTGATCTTTCCACTTTCGGAAAAATCATCGGCGGGGGCTTACCTGTTGGCGCATTCGGCGGTAAAAGAGAAATTATGGAAATGATTTCTCCAAGCGGACCTATTTACCAGGCTGGAACATTAAGCGGCAATCCGCTCGCGATGTCTGCAGGTTATGCCGCTCTAACTTATATAAAAAATCATCCGGAGATTTACAATCTGCTTGAAGAGAAATCAAAATTTCTTGAAGATGGTTTTAAAGAAAATATGAAATCGCTCGGAAAGAAATTTGCATTTAACCGTGTTGGTTCAATGATGACGCTCTTCTTTACCGAACAGGAAGTTGTTGATTTCAAATCCGCCGTTTCCTCAGATACAATCCTGTACGGGAAATTTTTCCACGAAATGTTAAAGCGAGGCATCTACGTTGCACCGGCACAGTTCGAAGCAATGTTTGTTTCAACGGCTCACTCGCAAAAAGATTTGGAGAAAACTGTGAAGGCACAGTATGAAGCGATGAAGGAAATTTTATAG
- a CDS encoding MFS transporter — translation MSNGNPEEEIITPLSPTVKNGRFKNFSSRLKGKVSWKQTFAALKYRNYRLWFWGQMVSLFGSWMQSTAQGFFVYELTHSPAFLGYVGFAAGVPAWLFTFYAGVIADRFSRRRVLIITQTVMMILAFILAFLTFTKLVVPWHIILLAFGLGIANAFDAPSRQAFATELVERKDLVNAIAMNSTMFNSATAVGPAVAGITYALFGPAWCFTINGISFLAVIFSLWQMKLKPYQPRQNQKSILYELREGFRYLRTQKMILTIISIMAMTSVFGMGLVTLFPAWAVKILHGDSTTNGFLQSARGVGAVLAALLVASISHFKIKGKLLTYGLVSLPILLLLFSFNRSLFLSLLLLVGIGGALILLFNLSNGTIQTLVSEEFRGRIMSIYAFSFFAFMPVGALLIGTEAEHFGSPMAILINAVVLTAFVIFINIRFPQLRKVE, via the coding sequence ATGAGCAACGGTAATCCCGAAGAGGAAATAATCACTCCTTTATCACCTACAGTAAAAAATGGGAGGTTCAAGAATTTCTCTTCCAGGCTCAAAGGTAAGGTTAGCTGGAAACAAACTTTTGCTGCACTAAAATATCGCAACTACAGATTGTGGTTTTGGGGACAAATGGTTTCCCTGTTCGGGTCGTGGATGCAATCTACTGCACAAGGTTTTTTTGTTTATGAGCTTACACATTCCCCGGCATTCCTGGGATACGTTGGTTTTGCTGCGGGAGTTCCGGCATGGCTCTTTACATTTTATGCAGGTGTAATTGCTGATAGATTTTCCAGGCGACGAGTATTAATTATTACTCAAACTGTAATGATGATACTCGCTTTTATTTTAGCCTTTTTAACATTTACCAAACTGGTGGTTCCATGGCACATCATTCTACTTGCGTTTGGACTTGGTATTGCAAACGCATTCGATGCTCCATCACGGCAGGCTTTTGCAACTGAACTTGTAGAACGTAAAGATTTAGTTAATGCAATTGCCATGAACTCAACGATGTTCAATAGTGCCACCGCTGTAGGTCCCGCAGTAGCGGGAATAACATATGCACTGTTCGGTCCCGCGTGGTGTTTTACAATAAACGGTATTTCATTTTTAGCAGTGATATTTAGCTTGTGGCAGATGAAACTTAAACCATATCAACCAAGGCAAAATCAAAAATCCATCCTTTATGAATTGAGAGAAGGATTCAGATACTTAAGAACTCAAAAAATGATCTTAACAATCATTTCCATAATGGCGATGACGAGTGTTTTCGGAATGGGATTGGTAACATTATTTCCTGCCTGGGCTGTAAAGATATTGCATGGTGATTCAACTACAAATGGATTTCTTCAATCTGCCCGAGGCGTTGGGGCTGTCCTGGCTGCTTTGTTGGTTGCTTCAATAAGTCATTTTAAAATAAAAGGAAAACTCTTAACGTATGGATTGGTCTCGCTACCCATATTGCTTTTATTGTTCTCATTTAACCGGTCGCTATTTTTATCGCTTTTGCTTTTAGTAGGAATTGGCGGGGCATTAATTCTTCTTTTTAATTTATCAAATGGAACAATTCAAACTTTGGTATCGGAAGAATTCCGCGGAAGGATTATGTCGATCTACGCATTCAGCTTTTTTGCATTTATGCCGGTTGGTGCCTTACTTATCGGCACCGAGGCAGAACATTTTGGATCGCCAATGGCAATTTTAATTAATGCAGTAGTTTTAACTGCGTTTGTTATTTTTATTAATATTCGTTTTCCTCAACTAAGGAAAGTGGAGTAG
- the hemB gene encoding porphobilinogen synthase, giving the protein MATYPTTRLRRLRYNPIIRDMVRETQLGKKDLIYPLFVVHGEKIKNEIKSMPGVFQMSVDVLVEECKEISALGIPAIILFGIPEHKDEIGSEAYDSNGIIQQATRAIKANVKNLVVITDVCLCEYTSHGHCGLLDGEEVINDETVSLLAKEAISHAEAGADIIAPSDMMDGRVAAIRKALDYKGFTKLPILSYAAKYASGYYGPFRDAAESTPAFGDRRSHQMDVANADEALREVESDIEEGADIVMVKPAGAYLDIIWRVKEKFGLPTAAYQVSGEYSMIKAASKLGWIDEQRIMLESLTAIKRAGADMILTYFAKDVAKYLNNLA; this is encoded by the coding sequence ATGGCTACTTATCCCACAACGCGATTACGAAGATTGCGTTACAACCCAATCATCCGCGATATGGTTAGAGAAACACAGCTTGGTAAAAAAGATTTAATTTATCCTCTCTTTGTTGTACATGGAGAAAAAATCAAGAATGAAATCAAATCAATGCCGGGTGTTTTTCAAATGTCTGTAGATGTACTCGTTGAAGAGTGCAAAGAAATATCTGCTCTTGGTATTCCGGCGATAATTCTTTTTGGAATTCCTGAACACAAAGACGAAATAGGTTCAGAGGCTTATGATTCGAATGGAATAATCCAACAAGCAACAAGAGCGATTAAAGCAAACGTAAAAAATTTAGTTGTTATTACTGATGTGTGTTTATGCGAATATACTTCACACGGTCACTGCGGATTGCTTGATGGCGAAGAAGTTATAAATGATGAAACCGTTTCGCTTCTTGCGAAAGAAGCAATTTCCCATGCAGAGGCTGGTGCAGATATTATCGCTCCGTCCGATATGATGGATGGAAGAGTTGCAGCAATCAGAAAAGCGCTTGACTACAAGGGTTTTACAAAACTCCCGATTTTGAGCTACGCAGCTAAGTATGCTTCCGGTTATTACGGTCCATTCCGCGATGCAGCAGAATCAACACCGGCATTTGGAGATAGACGCTCTCATCAAATGGATGTGGCAAATGCAGATGAAGCTTTACGCGAAGTTGAATCCGACATTGAGGAAGGCGCCGATATTGTTATGGTTAAACCTGCTGGAGCATACCTGGATATTATTTGGCGTGTTAAGGAAAAATTTGGATTGCCAACTGCAGCTTACCAGGTAAGCGGTGAATATTCGATGATTAAAGCTGCATCAAAACTTGGCTGGATTGATGAACAAAGAATAATGCTGGAATCTTTAACTGCAATTAAACGCGCTGGCGCGGATATGATATTAACTTACTTTGCAAAAGATGTTGCAAAGTATTTAAACAATCTTGCTTGA
- a CDS encoding four helix bundle protein: MAKVFEPTIIYGSVLKNKSFTFSVRVVKLYKILLQRDKDYDPIFKQLLRCGTSIGANVSEAHSAASRKDFINKLLISLKEARETEFWLTLLNESKIINSKEYKSLNNDCDELERILTSSIKTAKSNV; this comes from the coding sequence ATGGCAAAAGTTTTTGAACCAACAATTATTTATGGAAGTGTACTCAAAAATAAATCTTTTACGTTTTCAGTACGAGTGGTAAAATTATATAAAATATTATTACAAAGGGATAAAGATTACGATCCGATATTTAAACAATTATTGAGATGCGGAACTTCGATAGGCGCAAATGTTTCTGAAGCACATAGCGCAGCATCGAGAAAAGACTTTATAAATAAATTACTTATTTCACTTAAAGAAGCACGGGAAACGGAATTTTGGTTGACATTGTTAAATGAATCCAAAATTATTAATTCAAAAGAATATAAAAGCTTAAATAATGATTGTGATGAACTGGAAAGAATATTGACAAGCAGCATCAAAACTGCAAAAAGTAATGTTTAA